In the Roseomonas aeriglobus genome, one interval contains:
- a CDS encoding DNA starvation/stationary phase protection protein: MAKADKGVKRTERVEGDGTSLNTSVESDARDQVAEALTKATADSYTLYAKTLGVHWNVQGPSFYGLHNMTEAQYQELHEAADAIAERIRALGKLAPTGNAAFRELTVIDNDAPHKPTREMIAELVDDNEKVARRMSEFAELADEAGDLFSHDMLVARIGVHEQNAWMLRASLSE; this comes from the coding sequence ATGGCGAAGGCGGATAAGGGCGTGAAGCGTACGGAACGGGTCGAAGGTGACGGTACGTCACTGAACACCAGCGTAGAGAGTGATGCGCGCGATCAGGTCGCTGAGGCGCTGACGAAGGCGACTGCGGATAGTTACACGCTGTACGCCAAGACGCTCGGAGTCCACTGGAATGTCCAGGGCCCGAGCTTCTACGGGCTGCACAACATGACCGAGGCACAGTATCAGGAGCTGCACGAGGCCGCCGACGCGATCGCCGAACGTATCAGGGCCCTGGGCAAGCTTGCTCCGACTGGCAACGCCGCCTTTCGCGAACTGACGGTGATCGACAATGATGCACCGCACAAGCCGACCCGCGAAATGATCGCGGAGCTCGTCGACGATAACGAGAAGGTCGCGCGGCGGATGAGCGAATTCGCTGAGCTGGCGGACGAAGCCGGCGACCTGTTCAGTCATGACATGCTGGTGGCGCGGATCGGCGTCCATGAGCAGAATGCGTGGATGCTACGCGCCAGCCTTTCCGAATAA